The genomic DNA TATTAGTGTCGGATTTACTTTATTTTTTGCATTTTTTATATGGGCTTCGACCAAGTTAGTAGATAGGTTTGCTACAATTTTGGTTATTTTATTAATTATCACTTTTGGGTTCACAGTTTTAGAAACATTACCAAATGTTGATGTTGATATGATAGTTGGTAGTCAGCCTAAAAATCTTCTCTCACTAGATTACTGGCAATATTTACCAATACTACTCCCTGTATGTTTAGCTTCATTTGGTTTTCATGGTAATGTACCGAGTTTGGTTAAGTATTTTCACGGAGATGCTAAGAAAGTTAAATATAGTATTTGTTTTGGAGTCATGTTGGCATTGGTTGTGTATTTTTTATGGCTATTAGCGGCACATGGTAATATCCCTAGATCTTTATTTCAAGGGATTGCAGATGGACAAACAGATGAAGTGGTAGAGATGCTTAATTTACTATCAGAATCTATCAATGGACAAAAAAATATTTTTAAAAATATTGGACAACTTTTTAGTTTTTTAGCCTTAACCAGTTCATTTTTGGGGGTATCCCTTGGGTTATTTGATTACTTTATGGATTTGTTTGGTTTGTTAGAATCATGGTTAGGCAGATTAATAGCAGGAATAGTTACTTTTTTGCCACCCTTGATTTTTTCTATGATATTCCCATTTGGATTTACTATTGCTATAGGTTATGTAGGCCTAGCAGCTTCTGTGTGGGCCGTTATAGTGCCCGCTTTGTTGGTGAAACGATCCAGGCAAAAGCAATCATCTAATCATTATCGGGTGTTTGGGGGAAACTGGATGATTTATTTGGTAATAGGCTTCGGAATAATTAATATTATATCATTATTGATGGTTCAGTTTCATCTAGTCGAGCAATTTTAATAAGTCATAAGAGGCATAGAGATAAACATATCTTTATGCCTACAGATATTATATTAATTAATAATCTGTTTTAACTCACCATTAGCATAGCGTTGAGCCATTTTTTCTAATGAAATTGCTTTGATTTTACCTGCTTGACCTTCGCAACCAAAGGCAAGATAGCGATCAAGGCAAATTCTTTTCATGGCATTTTTAGATTCACTTAAATATTTTCTAGGATCAAATTCTGCTGGGTGTTTAGCCATATAACGACGAATAGCACCAGTACTAGCTAATCTTAGGTCTGTATCAATATTAACTTTACGTACACCATTTTTAATACCTTCCACAATTTCTTCAACAGGTACACCATAGGTTTCGGGGATTTCCCCCCCATGCTCGTTAATGATTTTTAGCCATTCTTGAGGTACAGAACTAGAACCATGCATGACTAGATGAGTGTTAGGCAGTCTTTGATGAATTTCTTTAATTCTATCAATCTTAAGAATTTCTCCATCAGGTTGACGTGAAAATTTGTAGGCTCCATGACTAGTACCAATAGCAATTGCTAAAGCATCTAAGCCTGTATCTTTAACAAACTGAGCAGCTTCCTCTACATCAGTTAATAATCTGTCACGTGACAATATACCTTGAGCACCGACACCATCTTCTTCTCCTGCTAGACCTGTTTCTATATTACCAATACAACCAATTTCTCCCTCCACAGAAACACCACACGCATGAGCAAAATTAACAACTGTTTTAGTCACATTAACATTATAGTCATAATCAGATGGAGTTTTGGCATCTTCTTTTAAACTACCATCCATCATAACAGAACTAAAACCTAATTGGATGGCTTGCTGACAGACCATAGGTGAGGATCCATGATCCTGGTGCATGACCAGAGGGATATGAGGAAATTCCTCAGTTGCAGCCATAATTAGATGAGCAAGAAAGCGAGAACCTGCATATTTTCTCGCACCCGCACTTGCTTGAACAATAACAGGTGCATTAACTTCATTGGCCGCCTCCATGATAGCACGCATTTGTTCAAGATTATTGACATTAAAAGCAGGTAAACCGTAATTATTGTCTGCCGCATGATCGAGTAGTTGTCGCATCGATACCAAGGCCATGTATACTCTCCTTAATTATTTTTCGTTTAATCGATGCCATTATATCTTATTATGAACCATATTGAAGTGAAATCTACAAGGACAACAAAAGAGCAGGGAGCTTTATTGCCCCCTGCTCTTTGAGCAACTAAATTACATTAGTCTGTAATCATTTTTATCATCATTCCAATAAGTGTGGTAAAGAATCCAAAGATAAAGAACTGTTCAAATCCAGCAGAGTTATCATAATATGGGTAGTTGTAACCTTCTTGATAATTACCATTAGTGTTGTAGTAATTATTAGGCTGACTGTTATTTGGATTGTAATGTTTATTGTATTGACCTTTTGGTATTTGGCTATAATTGTCATTTATATTATAAGTTGGTGTTGCTAATACTGAAGTGAAAGCAAATACAGCTATTGTAGTAGACAAAACAGCCTTCTTAACATTTTTCATAGTTGCTAATCTCTTTCTCGAATTTTGAATGAATTCTTTAAAAATAACACATCTATTGGTAAAGATTTGGTTAATATGTGATGTATGGTGAGTTTGACGGATATAGAAAATAATTTTAATACACAATTTTTATATGAAATTTTGAATACTTTTTAATATCCCTTCAGAACTCAATCCTATTTCATTTAAAATAATTTTAGCATTACCATGTTCGGTTACTTTATCTGGAATGCCTAAAATGAGTACGGGAGTAGTATTTTTATTTTTTGCCAGTACCTCTAAAACAGCAGATCCAGCACCTCCTTGTATGGCATTTTCCTCAAGTGTAACTAAATAGTCATGGCTGTTAGCTAGTTTTATAATAAGTGTTTCATCAATAGGTTTTACAAAACGCATGTCAGCTAAAGTAGCATTTAAAGATTCAACAACAGGGATAGCGGATTGGAGTATGGTACCAAAAGCAAGAATAGCAATTCTCTTACCTCTTCGCCTAATAATTCCTTTCCCAACAGATAAAGTCTCTAGAGTATGACTAACAGTGACACCAGTACCTGTGCCCCTTGGATACCTAACTGCACTCGGTGTATTTTGTTGATAACACGTTGATAATAACAAACGACATTCTAGTTCATCGGAAGGTGTTGCAACAGTCATATTAGGAATACAGCGTAAAAAACTAATATCATAAGCGCCAATATGAGTAGGGCCATCTTCCCCAACGACACCAGCTCTATCAATTGCAAAAAGAACTGGTAGATTTTGAATAGCAACATCATGAATTAATTGGTCATAAGCTCTTTGTAGGAAAGTGGAATAAATGGCAACCACTGGTTTTTTGTGAGCTAGGGCTAAGCCAGCGGCAAATGTGACTGCATGTTGTTCGGCGATCCCCACATCAAAATAGCGTTTAGGAAATTTTTTTTCAAACTCGACAAGTCCAGAGCCTTCTCGCATAGCGGGGGTGATTGCAAATAGTCGATCATCTTGGGTGGCTTGGTCAATAATCCAATCCCCAAAAATTTTAGAAAAAGTTATTTGGGAACTTGATTTGGCGATTAAAGGAGGAGATTGTTTATCGAATGTTCCAATGGCATGAAAACCAATAGGATCATTTTCTGCAGGTGTAAAACCATGTCCTTTTTTTGTGTGGATGTGTAATAACTGAGGCCCTTTTTCCTGTTTTAAAGATTCAAAAATTTCTACTAATGCTAAAATATTATGTCCATCTATAACGCCGGTATAATGAAAGCCAAAATCATTGAATAACGACAGTCCTGAACGAGTGTTATGCATAATTTCAGAAAATTTAGATTCAATATGTTGGGCTGTATTAATAGCTAGAGGTATCTTTTCTAATACAGGTTTTGTTTTTATTTTAAAAGTTTTCAAAAATCCTTTAAAATCTTGTACAAGGTTCCTAGCTAAGTATTTTGGTAAAGCACCAACATTATTAGAAATTGACATTTCATTATCATTGAGAATTACTAATAAATTAATGTCATTTCTATCACCTGCATTATTTAATGCTTCAAAAGCCATTCCTGCAGTCATAGCACCATCCCCAATAACAGCAATTGTATGGTTGTTTTTTTTATCTAGTTGATCGGCAATAGCTAGACCCAAAGCAGCACTAATAGATGTTGAAGAATGTCCGACACCAAAAGTATCATATTCAGACTCGGTAATTTTTGGAAAAGGAGAGAGGCCATGGTATTGTCTAATAGTATGCATTTGGTTCTTACGTCCAGTTAGTAATTTGTGGACATAAGCCTGATGTCCTACATCCCATATTAAGTGGTCTTTGGGTGTGTCAAAAACATAATGTAAAGCTACAGTTAATTCAATAGTTCCCAGGTTACTGGCAAAATGACCACCTGTTTGTGAGATATTTTGCATGAAACAATCTCTAATCTCTTCTACTACCTTAGGAAGCTGATTCTTAGGTAGTTTTTTTAAATCAGATGGATAGTTGATTTGTTCAAGTAGTGTGGTCATTATTATTAATGTGGTTATTTTATAAGATATATTGTTATTTTATACGATTTATAGGTAAAGATCACTGGTTAGAATTTATTAAGAGATAACTCATGTCAGCGTATTCTCATAGAATTATTATTTATAATGATTTACCCCCGCTGCCGTGTCACCTTACAGTATGAAGGTTAGTTGAAACCAATAAATATTCTACTAAATTTTGTGTGTATAACTAACTATTTAATAAACATAAGTTTTTTATAAAAATAGGTTAATCTTAACCATATTCAGATACATTTTAGTTTCAAGTTATATGTATTTTTTGTTAAGAGGAAATAAACTGTGTAGATACATTGTGTCTTGGGTACTGTTATTTGCTGATAAGGTAATTTGGAAAAGATGGAATATAATATAAGGTAATGTTATAAGGTAATGTCAGAGCTTTATAATTATTTTTTGGGAGCTATATAAATTAGCCATAAAAATTATTTTTTAACGAGTCAGCGTGAAGTTTTCTATTTATAGGGTAATAACTTAGATGGATATGGGTACGATATAAGTGCTAAGAATACAATAGTTAATTTGACTAAGTAATTGTAATCATGAATAACGATATTTAGTTATTAAGGCTAAATCATAAATAATATCTGGGGTTAAAAACACAAGATGATACAAATTTATATCATTGTTTCATAATATTTGTAATCAATACAATCACATGGATTATTATGTTACAATGACACTTAAAATAAAAGCAAGAATCCATTGGTAGTAACAAAAAAAAGCTTTTATTGACAAACCTTTTGGTTTCTGTAATGTATATAATCTGATACTAGTTGGAAGTGATAGCATTAAATATTGATTATCAACTTATGATGAATTATTGTGAGTATTTTAGATGAGAGGTGGAGTAATCTTGGCCATCGTTATTTTAGAGGCAATATAGGGCTCAATTTGGATTGGCTCATTAAATCTGATTGATAATTTAGCTAGTTACGATCAGTAATCGTAAATATCTTAAAAAACAGTTACTTAATCATTGGATTATAGAAAACAAAATCTAGAAGGGATTAAACAAACTGATGTAGTCTGTTGAGTGTGATAGGAATAATACTCAGTATGAGTCGTAGAGTGAGGTTTACTAATCACATATATTTGAATTATGTAGAATACAGTCAAAATAAAATTAAGGACGATCAAGTAATGCTATTCAATGAAGTATTGTGGGATCATGAATTAATTGCGAAGTACGATAAACCAGCTCCTCGTTATACTTCGTACCCTACTGCTCTAGAATTTGATCAACAACTGTCAGAGCAAGATTTATTACAGGCATTCCAAAAATATACTGATAAAAACTTATCGGTATATGTACATATCCCATTTTGTCATAAGCTTTGTTATTTTTGTGGATGTAATAAGGTGGTGACAACCCATCAGGAAAAAGCAGATATTTATTTAGATTTTTTAGAACGAGAAATTAAAGCAAGAGCACCTTTATTTAAAAATCGTACAGTAACCCAATTACATTGGGGCGGGGGGACACCTACTTATCTAACCTGTGCTCAGGCCAGTCGGTTGATGGATCTGTTAAAAAATTATTTCCATGTGCATACTGAGGCTGAAATTAGCTTGGAAATGGATCCTAGAAAAATCGACAATACTTATTTGTATTATCTGAAAACATTGGGCTTTAATCGTATTAGTATAGGTATTCAAGATTTTAATATTGAGGTACAACGTTTAATCAATCGAGAACAAGATGAAGGACAGATTTTTGGGTTAGTGCAGTATGCTAAAGAATTAGGATTTAAATCTATTAGTGTAGATTTAATTTATGGCTTGCCTAAGCAAACGTTGGATAGTTTTCATCATACTTTAGAAAAAGTAAAAGAATTAGATCCTGATCGCATTAGTGTATTTAATTTTGCCTATCTACCTAATTTAATTAAAGCACATAAAATGATTAATGCTGAAGATATTCCTGATGCCGAATTAAAATTAGAAATGTTTCAAGATACAATTCAGTTTTTTCAAAATTCCGATTACCAGTTTATTGGTATGGATCATTTTGCTAAAAAAACAGATGAATTGGCCATATTACAAAACGAAAGACGATTACACCGTAATTTCCAAGGGTATACTACACAGGGAGAAAGTGATTTACTTGGATTGGGTGTTTCTGCGATTAGTATGATTGGGGATGTTTATGCACAGAACGAGAAAATTCTTTCTCAATACTATGAAGCAGTCAAACAGAAAGAAACAGCCTTACTAAGAGGATTCAAATTATCTGAAGAAGATTGCATGCGTCGGGATATTATCAAACAAATTGTGTGTGATTTTCAATTGCAGTTTGCAGATTATGAAAAAAAATATCATATTAATTTCAAAGATAAATTCTATGAAGAATTGGAAGAGTTACGAACTTTTTCAGAGGATGGATTATTAGAACTAAATGAACAAGGATTTACCGTTATGCCAGTGGGTCGATTGCTGATTCGGCATATTGCCATGGCTTTTGATGTTTATTCCAAAGCAAAGCAACAAATATTTTCTAAAGCTATTTGATAAGGGGACTTAACCGATTGTAGGAGATATTTTGAGCTGATTAATGGGTAGTTTATCAATGATTTTGGGGTTATTTTCTGAAGAAATTGGTTCTAAGCTTCTCGCTTGTTATTTGAAATTGTGCCTACAAAATACCAATGAGCAGAAAAGAGTATTCATTAATTAAGATAATAAGCTATGGAATGTCATCATTATTTGAGACCTTATTCACCTTGTTAATTAATAGATAGGAAAAAGATGAACATACTTATTTTTATGAAATAATTCATTGGTATAGTTGTTTTGCTTGGCAGTTTTTTATTTTAAGTGCCATCTTGATATTTTTTTGTAGTACAGTGGGGTCAAATTCTTTATGGATAATATTCCAGAACTGATAAATGGCTAAAGCATCCCCGTAAGCACGATGACGACTAGGGATGTTAATATGATGTTTTTGTACTAGAAAATCAATACCATGCTTTTTGTCTTCTGGATAAAGTTGTTTGGCTAATTGATAACTACACAGTAATATATTGTCTAGATGACGGTGGTTGCGTGCAAACAAAGCTTGAATAAAATTAAAATCAAAAGTAACGTTGTGAGCAATAAAAATAGCATCCCGCAACATATCTTGAATCTCATCCAGGTATAGCTTGATATCAGGTTGATTAGCAACTTTCTGATTAGTAATCCCAGTTAGTTTTTGAATAAAATTAGGGATGTCTTCTTTGGGCTTAAATAGGTGTTGGAATTCAGTAACTTTTTCGTTATCTATTCTGAGAATAGCCATTTCTATGATTTCATGATGAGCAGATTGGCTACCTGTTGTCTCAATATCAACAAAGGCAAGTGGTGTATTTTTATTTATCATACCGGGGATTGAAATTATGCAAATATGAAAAAGTGATTATAATACTGTTACACACTACCAGTGTTTTAAAATAAAGTCTCTATTGCTAAATTTGGGAAAAAGATACAGTTTTTTTTGGAGACAGTTTTTTGGTATTTAAAACCAAAATACTGTTATTGGTAATAATGCTATGCGTACAGCTTTTCCAAAAGTATTTAAATTAATAACTATCCGGATAAAATAAAAATTTGTATGTTTAACAAACACTGCGGAATTCTTTGCCTATAGTACCAACTTAGGGGTGGATGGATAGTAAGTAATTCGAAGAACTATAATAAGGTTTTTTTTGTTTTTGAATTATTTGTGTATTTATTATATTAGCTTTAGCCAATATCGCAGGGACTGTGAGGTGTGTAGAGAGTCCCCCCCCCCCTGCAATAATACCATTAGGCAATGGTGTTGCAGCGAAAGGTATAGATGAATCTACATGGGGTGTAAAGGCTACTCTATAGCATTAGCTGAGCGGGAGGATCCACTAAGGAAGGAAATTAAATATGAATCATCATCTAACTGACTATCCTTGTTTATTTTCACCTTTAAAAATAGGCAGTGTCGAAATAGTTAATCGTATTGTAATGGGTTCTATGCATACTGGTTTAGAGGCTCGAAGGAAGGATGCTGGTAAATTGGCAGCATTTTATGCTACCCGAGCAAGAGGGGGGGTTGGCTTGATTGTAACAGGAGGTATTGCACCTTCACGTACTGGATTGTTAGCACCTTTTGATGGAAAAATGACTAACTTTTTAGATGTAAGTCATCACAAACTTGTGACTCAAAGTGTTCATGAATCTGATAGTAAGATAGTATTGCAACTGTTACATGCTGGCCGCTATGGTATGACACCATTTAAAGTGGGGGCAGGATCGCAAAAATCACCTATTCATCCATTTAAACATATTAAAGCGTCTGATGGTATGGTTAGACACTTAGTTCGTAGTTTTGCCAAAGCAGCAAAATTAGCTCATAAAGCAGGTTATGATGGTGTTGAAATTATGGGTGGAGAAGGTTATCTCATTAATCAATTTTTGTGCCCAAGAACCAATGATAGAACTGATCAATGGGGGGGATCTACAGAAAATAGACAAAGATTTTTAGTAGAAATTATTAAAAATATTAGGTTACAGGTTCCCGATGATTTTATGGTTATCTTAAGACAGTCTATAGCAGATTTGGTTGCAGGTGGCCAAACATGGGATGAAATTATTACCATGGCCAAAAAGGCAGAGGAATTAGGCGTGAATGCGATTAATACAGATATTGGTTGGCATGAATCAAGAGTACCTACTATAGTCACTTCAGTTCCCAGGGCTGCTTTTGTACATTTTACCGAACGATTAAGAGATAAGGTAAGCATTCCACTAATTGCATCTAATCGCATTAATACCCCTGATGTAGCGGAAGAAATTTTAGCCAGAGGTTTGGTGGATGCAGTATCTATGGCTAGGCCATTATTGGCAGATCCAGAATTTCCTAATAAGGCAAGAACAGGTAGAGCAGATGAGATTAACACCTGTATTGCGTGTAATCAAGCATGTTTGGATCATATTTTTGTAGGTAGAAAAGTATCTTGTTTATTAAATCCTAGAGCTGGTAGAGAAACTACCTTGATTTTAACCCATAGTGTAAAACCTAAAAAGGTGGCTGTGATTGGTGCAGGTCCTGCGGGGTTATCAAGTGCTATTGCTGCTGCAGAGAAAAAACATTACGTAGAAATTTTCGAAGCAAATGACACAATTGGAGGGCAATTTTTAATTGCTGCAAATATTCCGGGGAAAGAGGAATTTAAAGAGTCATTACGTTATTTTAGGCGACAGTTGGAAGTTAATCATATAAAAGTCCATTTTAACACGCATGTGACAGTAGAGGACATTCAATCTCAAGGATTTGATGTGATAATTGTTGCCACAGGAGTGAAACCACGGATTCCTAATATTGAGGGGATTGATCATCCGATGGTAATGACTTATGTTGATGCGGTTTTGAGAAGAAAAAAAGTGGGGAAAAGAGTGGCAATTATTGGTGCTGGCGGGATTGGCTTTGATGTGGCCGAGTTTCTAACTACAGATAAATCCCTTACCTTGAATTTGCCAGAATGGGAAAAAGAATGGGGGATAGATCATAGCTTAACAATACCAGGATTTGTCACTAACCCAGTAGTTACACCCTCAAGTCGAGAGGTGTATTTGCTACAGCGAAAAGCAGGAAGTCAAGGCAAAACACTTGGTAAAACGACAGGATGGGTGCACAAAGCCGCCATCATAAAGAAGAAAGTTCAACAAATTTCTGGTGTTCAATATAACAAAATTGATGATGATGGCTTACATATTAGTTTTTTGGATAAGACAAAAATACCGCAGGTATTGTCTGTGGATAATGTTGTATTATGCGCAGGACAAATATCTGTAAATAATTTAGTAGAACCCTTAAAGGCACTAGGTATTCAGGTGTATGTAGTCGGTGGTGCTGATTTTGCGGGGGAATTAGATGCCAAAAGGGCGATTAAGCAAGGAATGGAAGTAGTAGAAATGATTGAATAGTTAGTTATCGGGCACCGAAACCAGTAAAGATGGTTTTGATAGTTTTGAGGAAAATTAGGAAATCTAAAGAAAGTGAAAAATGTTTGATGTAGAATAAGTCGTATTCGATTTTGATGAAAGTTTCACCGATGCCGGATGCATAACCTTGGTTAACCTGAGCCCAACCCGAAATACCTGGTTTGACGATATGGCGGTAATCATAGAAAGGGATTTCTCCTTTAAATTGATCAACAAATGTTTTTTGTTCAGGTCTTGGTCCAATTAAACTCATGTCCCCTTTAATAATATTCAAAAACTGAGGCAGCTCATCAATTCTTAATTTACGAATAATTCTACCGAGAGGTGTTACACGTTCATCACCTAAAGATGCAAACTGAGCACCGCATACTTCTGAATCTGTATACATACTTCTTAGTTTATATATCTTAAACTCTTTTCCATTATAACCTACTCTTTTTTGAGTGAAAATAGCAGGTCCCTTACTTTCTAGTTTAATTAGAACTATAGTGGCTAATAAAATCGGAATAAGAAAAGGTGAAATTAGAATAACACAGACAATATCCATTAAGCGTTTCAGTTTGCTATACAGACAGGAAGGTTGTAGGATGCCTGGTTCATTTTGATTTAAACGATCAATTATCACTCGACCTGTATAAACTTCCAAAAGTTTTTCAGCATCAACTATAGTAATGTTTTGCGAACTACAATTAGAAATAAATCTTAGCCATTCATTACTTAATTGAGGATGATTTAAGTCTACCACCAGATATTTGATAGGCTCTGGAGGGAGATTTGGTTCTTCAATAAGTATAAATTCATTATTTGTCATTACAGATCTCAAATCGTATTTATCATAGGTGGGAATATAACCTGTTCGATATTTTTTTTTGGCTATTGATGTAGGTATCAAGTAGTATCACTAATAAGATGATAACACTCCACGATACAATATAATGATGTGTGTAAGGAAGGTGAAAACTCATTAATACAAATATAAACCACATACAAGCAGTGAACGTAATATATATAGCTGTTCGATAAGTAGGCAAATAATCAATTTTTGTAAGTATAATCCTGAAAAAGATAAATGTTAGCGAGATAACTAGGATACTAATCCAATTATTTTGTAAAATATTGGTTAGATTACCAGTAATAAGTGCCGGGATAAAAATATACAGGAGCAACAAAATTATCTGATGAATCCAATTAAAACTTTGAGATAAAGATAAATTTGATTTCATAAAAATAATCGTTATTTTTTGCAAGTTATAACCTAATATGGTACTTCTTTCAAGTAATTTGAGAGATTAATTGTTGGTATGTGGGAAGTGCTAGGTCTTTATCAGAAACGTGACGTTCACTTGGTAAAATCATCCAATTAATATTTAATTGGGGATCGTCATACCTTACACCAATTTCATGGCTAGGAGAGTAGGGTGCGTTAACGTAGTATTGTATAGTGGCACATTCCGATAATACAGCATAACCATGTAAAAAACCTTCTGGGATTAAAAGCTGCTGTTTTTGGCGTTCATTCATCAGAATTGTCATAGTTTTACCAAAAGTAATCGAATTTGGGCGGATGTCTACCACGGCATCTAATATTTTTCCAGATAGTACTTGTATGATTTTTGTCTGGGCAAAAGGCTCTATTTGAGCATGTAAGCCTCTGATAACTCCATAATAGGAAAAACTTTCATTAATTTGTACTAAATTAAAATTTAGAATTTTTAGATAGTCATTTTGTCTAAAAGTTTCTAAAAAATATCCTCTGTTATCCTTATGGACATTGGGCGTAATTAATTTACAATCAGGTAAGCTAGTATTTTCTATCATTGTTGTAACCATTCTGGATGATTGATATACCAGTTAATAGTGTATATTAAATAATCATCAAAAGCGAATAAAGGTTGCCAGTGTAGTGTCTCTTCTATTTTAGTTGAGTTTAAAGCATAGCGAAAATCATGCCCTGGTCTATCCTTGACATGAGTGATTAAACTGATAAGGGTATGTGCTGGGCAACCCAATTCTTTTTCCATATAAAGGCAAATTTTTGTCACGACGTCCAGATTAGAATATTCATTATGTGCGCTAATAGCATATGTTTCTCCGATAATGCCATGATGGAATATAAGATCAATAGCTCTGACATGGTCAGGAACAGCAATCCAGTTTCGTATTTGTTGTCCAGTACCATAGATAGGGATAGGTTTTTTAACTAAAGCATTAGCTATGGTATGGGGAATTAATTTTTCTGGATGCTGATATGGGCCATAATTATTAGTTGTGTAGGAAATGATGGCGGGGAATTGATAAGTGTGGTGATAGGACATGACCACATGATCAGCTGAAGCTTTGGAGGCCGAGTAAGGAGATCGAGGTCGATAAATACTTTGTTCATCAAAAGATAAAGGTTTATTAATACTGCCAAATACTTCATCAGTCGAAATTTGTAGGTATTTGAAGTTTGGTGTTGGACAATTTTCTAAATAATTTCGACAAGCCTCCAGTAGATTAGCCGTACCCAGAACATTGGTTTGTACAAAGGGGATGGGGGATTGAATAGAATTATCAACATGTGTTTCGGCAGCTAGATGGATCACCCCTTGAATTTGATAATCGTGAATGATGCATTGGATTGTTTTGAAATCATTAATGTCTGCTTGAATAAAAGTAAAATTAGGTTGCTGTGCAATAGACGCTAGATTTCTCAAATGACCTGAATAAGTGAGACTATCTAGGATAACACATTGATAGTTAGGATAGTTAAGTACAAAATACTCGACTACATGACGTCCAATGAAACCAGC from Neisseriaceae bacterium includes the following:
- a CDS encoding tryptophan permease (tryptophan transporter of high affinity); this translates as MKKNYFLGGIMIIAATIIGSGMLAIPIAGSGIWFYISTVSLVLSAFVMMTSGLFILEVNLHYPQGTGFNTVVKDILGSKWNFVTGICIVFVLYTLIYAYITTGSSLIVNYFESSIKKIDVNIVRIGISVGFTLFFAFFIWASTKLVDRFATILVILLIITFGFTVLETLPNVDVDMIVGSQPKNLLSLDYWQYLPILLPVCLASFGFHGNVPSLVKYFHGDAKKVKYSICFGVMLALVVYFLWLLAAHGNIPRSLFQGIADGQTDEVVEMLNLLSESINGQKNIFKNIGQLFSFLALTSSFLGVSLGLFDYFMDLFGLLESWLGRLIAGIVTFLPPLIFSMIFPFGFTIAIGYVGLAASVWAVIVPALLVKRSRQKQSSNHYRVFGGNWMIYLVIGFGIINIISLLMVQFHLVEQF
- a CDS encoding 1-deoxy-D-xylulose-5-phosphate synthase; the protein is MIMTTLLEQINYPSDLKKLPKNQLPKVVEEIRDCFMQNISQTGGHFASNLGTIELTVALHYVFDTPKDHLIWDVGHQAYVHKLLTGRKNQMHTIRQYHGLSPFPKITESEYDTFGVGHSSTSISAALGLAIADQLDKKNNHTIAVIGDGAMTAGMAFEALNNAGDRNDINLLVILNDNEMSISNNVGALPKYLARNLVQDFKGFLKTFKIKTKPVLEKIPLAINTAQHIESKFSEIMHNTRSGLSLFNDFGFHYTGVIDGHNILALVEIFESLKQEKGPQLLHIHTKKGHGFTPAENDPIGFHAIGTFDKQSPPLIAKSSSQITFSKIFGDWIIDQATQDDRLFAITPAMREGSGLVEFEKKFPKRYFDVGIAEQHAVTFAAGLALAHKKPVVAIYSTFLQRAYDQLIHDVAIQNLPVLFAIDRAGVVGEDGPTHIGAYDISFLRCIPNMTVATPSDELECRLLLSTCYQQNTPSAVRYPRGTGTGVTVSHTLETLSVGKGIIRRRGKRIAILAFGTILQSAIPVVESLNATLADMRFVKPIDETLIIKLANSHDYLVTLEENAIQGGAGSAVLEVLAKNKNTTPVLILGIPDKVTEHGNAKIILNEIGLSSEGILKSIQNFI
- a CDS encoding fructose-bisphosphate aldolase class II, producing the protein MALVSMRQLLDHAADNNYGLPAFNVNNLEQMRAIMEAANEVNAPVIVQASAGARKYAGSRFLAHLIMAATEEFPHIPLVMHQDHGSSPMVCQQAIQLGFSSVMMDGSLKEDAKTPSDYDYNVNVTKTVVNFAHACGVSVEGEIGCIGNIETGLAGEEDGVGAQGILSRDRLLTDVEEAAQFVKDTGLDALAIAIGTSHGAYKFSRQPDGEILKIDRIKEIHQRLPNTHLVMHGSSSVPQEWLKIINEHGGEIPETYGVPVEEIVEGIKNGVRKVNIDTDLRLASTGAIRRYMAKHPAEFDPRKYLSESKNAMKRICLDRYLAFGCEGQAGKIKAISLEKMAQRYANGELKQIIN
- the hemN gene encoding oxygen-independent coproporphyrinogen III oxidase — translated: MLFNEVLWDHELIAKYDKPAPRYTSYPTALEFDQQLSEQDLLQAFQKYTDKNLSVYVHIPFCHKLCYFCGCNKVVTTHQEKADIYLDFLEREIKARAPLFKNRTVTQLHWGGGTPTYLTCAQASRLMDLLKNYFHVHTEAEISLEMDPRKIDNTYLYYLKTLGFNRISIGIQDFNIEVQRLINREQDEGQIFGLVQYAKELGFKSISVDLIYGLPKQTLDSFHHTLEKVKELDPDRISVFNFAYLPNLIKAHKMINAEDIPDAELKLEMFQDTIQFFQNSDYQFIGMDHFAKKTDELAILQNERRLHRNFQGYTTQGESDLLGLGVSAISMIGDVYAQNEKILSQYYEAVKQKETALLRGFKLSEEDCMRRDIIKQIVCDFQLQFADYEKKYHINFKDKFYEELEELRTFSEDGLLELNEQGFTVMPVGRLLIRHIAMAFDVYSKAKQQIFSKAI
- a CDS encoding NAD(P)-binding protein, producing the protein MNHHLTDYPCLFSPLKIGSVEIVNRIVMGSMHTGLEARRKDAGKLAAFYATRARGGVGLIVTGGIAPSRTGLLAPFDGKMTNFLDVSHHKLVTQSVHESDSKIVLQLLHAGRYGMTPFKVGAGSQKSPIHPFKHIKASDGMVRHLVRSFAKAAKLAHKAGYDGVEIMGGEGYLINQFLCPRTNDRTDQWGGSTENRQRFLVEIIKNIRLQVPDDFMVILRQSIADLVAGGQTWDEIITMAKKAEELGVNAINTDIGWHESRVPTIVTSVPRAAFVHFTERLRDKVSIPLIASNRINTPDVAEEILARGLVDAVSMARPLLADPEFPNKARTGRADEINTCIACNQACLDHIFVGRKVSCLLNPRAGRETTLILTHSVKPKKVAVIGAGPAGLSSAIAAAEKKHYVEIFEANDTIGGQFLIAANIPGKEEFKESLRYFRRQLEVNHIKVHFNTHVTVEDIQSQGFDVIIVATGVKPRIPNIEGIDHPMVMTYVDAVLRRKKVGKRVAIIGAGGIGFDVAEFLTTDKSLTLNLPEWEKEWGIDHSLTIPGFVTNPVVTPSSREVYLLQRKAGSQGKTLGKTTGWVHKAAIIKKKVQQISGVQYNKIDDDGLHISFLDKTKIPQVLSVDNVVLCAGQISVNNLVEPLKALGIQVYVVGGADFAGELDAKRAIKQGMEVVEMIE